Proteins found in one Amycolatopsis aidingensis genomic segment:
- a CDS encoding sirohydrochlorin chelatase codes for MIVLTAHGTRDPAGAVVTERLAAMVRARGFEVRVAYADVRAPDVTTVLRELHGPAVVVPAFLAAGYHVRTDIPAQVAASGHREVTIAEPFGPAPELLGVLHERLAAAGYRSADEVVLAAAGSSDPRALSDVDLAAWALAERLHVPVRVGYVATASPSVVAACQEAGADGRRVAVASWLLAPGLFQRKVTLAGAQVVAEPLGAHPAVVDLILRRYTEAVSGSRSPSAPLTARTCTVVSSGPTDTR; via the coding sequence GTGATCGTGCTGACCGCGCACGGTACCCGCGACCCCGCGGGCGCCGTGGTCACCGAGCGGCTGGCCGCCATGGTGCGGGCGCGCGGTTTCGAGGTGCGGGTGGCCTACGCCGATGTGCGCGCCCCCGATGTGACCACCGTGCTGCGCGAGCTGCACGGCCCGGCTGTGGTGGTGCCTGCCTTCCTCGCGGCCGGGTACCACGTGCGCACGGATATTCCGGCCCAGGTGGCGGCCAGTGGCCATCGGGAGGTCACGATCGCGGAGCCGTTCGGCCCCGCCCCGGAACTGCTCGGCGTGCTGCATGAGCGGCTGGCGGCCGCGGGATACCGGAGTGCCGACGAGGTGGTGCTGGCCGCGGCCGGTTCGAGTGACCCGCGTGCTCTGTCTGATGTGGATCTAGCGGCGTGGGCGCTGGCGGAGCGACTGCACGTGCCGGTGCGGGTCGGTTACGTGGCCACGGCCAGCCCCTCGGTGGTGGCGGCATGTCAGGAGGCCGGTGCGGACGGTCGCCGGGTCGCCGTGGCGTCCTGGCTGCTGGCCCCCGGGCTGTTCCAGCGCAAGGTGACCCTGGCAGGCGCACAGGTCGTGGCCGAGCCGCTCGGTGCCCACCCCGCCGTGGTGGACCTGATCCTGCGCCGCTACACCGAAGCCGTGTCCGGTTCGAGATCGCCGTCCGCCCCGCTGACGGCTCGAACGTGTACCGTGGTCAGTAGCGGGCCTACCGATACCCGTTGA
- a CDS encoding fatty acid desaturase family protein — protein MSGQASTATRHTAGDYAALLSEVRAAGLLRRRYGYYAVKITANLVALSGAWVAFAFLGDSWWQLMIAAFLAIVFAQLAFIGHDAGHKQIFRTRRPNDIVGTVHGGLVGMSYRWWITGHNRHHANPNHEEHDPDLDIPALAFTSRQARLKSGFLRWMAKHQAVLFFPLLTLEGINLHVSGIRAVWRGDTKARRLEGALLTAHLLGYLTAVFLVLSPGVAVLFILVHQALWGVYMGCSFAPNHKGMPTMTGQSVDFLRRQVLTSRNVRGGRLTDFVLGGLNYQIEHHLFPSMPRPHLRHAQPIVRRFCAKHGISYSQTGVLRSYRHVLEHLHDMGAPLRAADRARAT, from the coding sequence GTGAGCGGGCAGGCCAGCACCGCGACCAGGCACACCGCGGGCGACTACGCGGCATTGCTGAGTGAGGTTCGGGCCGCCGGGCTGCTGCGCCGTCGCTACGGCTACTACGCCGTCAAGATCACTGCGAACCTGGTCGCCCTTTCCGGGGCCTGGGTCGCGTTCGCCTTCCTCGGCGACAGCTGGTGGCAGCTGATGATCGCCGCGTTCCTCGCAATCGTGTTCGCCCAGCTGGCGTTCATCGGTCACGACGCGGGGCACAAGCAGATCTTCCGGACCCGCAGGCCCAACGACATCGTCGGCACCGTGCACGGGGGCCTGGTCGGGATGAGCTATCGCTGGTGGATCACCGGGCACAACCGGCATCACGCGAACCCCAACCACGAGGAGCACGACCCCGACCTCGACATCCCGGCGCTGGCCTTCACCAGCAGGCAGGCCCGGCTCAAGTCGGGGTTCCTGCGCTGGATGGCCAAGCACCAGGCCGTGCTGTTCTTCCCGCTGCTGACGCTGGAGGGAATCAACCTGCACGTCTCCGGGATCAGGGCGGTCTGGCGAGGCGACACGAAGGCACGCAGGCTGGAAGGTGCGCTGCTGACCGCGCATCTCCTCGGCTACCTGACCGCCGTGTTCCTGGTCCTCTCGCCCGGTGTGGCCGTGCTGTTCATCCTGGTGCACCAAGCCTTGTGGGGCGTGTACATGGGCTGCTCGTTCGCCCCGAACCACAAGGGCATGCCGACGATGACCGGCCAGTCGGTGGACTTCCTGCGCCGTCAGGTGCTGACCTCCCGCAACGTCCGCGGTGGGCGGCTCACCGACTTCGTACTGGGCGGGCTGAACTACCAGATCGAGCATCACCTGTTCCCCAGCATGCCCCGGCCGCACCTGCGCCACGCCCAGCCGATCGTCCGGCGGTTCTGCGCCAAGCACGGCATTTCCTACAGCCAGACCGGCGTCCTGCGCTCCTACCGGCACGTACTGGAGCATCTGCACGACATGGGTGCCCCGCTGCGTGCAGCCGACCGGGCGCGCGCGACGTAA
- a CDS encoding DUF6292 family protein, which yields MSDDATAASLHRGLAGYLRAVAGALAVPAEATSFEISDTVSAYLGLARRWNRRPERDLMLVWNERYGWALAVEPESGEPGTVLSYLPDEQVVPGPATVARFVTEVLDGHRTAEPSPGRRPAITRTNLAEQLARYT from the coding sequence ATGAGTGATGACGCCACGGCGGCGTCGCTGCACCGCGGGCTGGCGGGTTACCTGCGTGCGGTGGCCGGGGCCCTCGCGGTCCCGGCCGAGGCGACCTCGTTCGAGATCAGCGACACGGTGTCGGCCTACCTGGGCCTCGCCCGGCGCTGGAACCGGCGGCCGGAACGCGACCTGATGCTGGTGTGGAACGAGCGGTACGGCTGGGCGCTCGCCGTGGAACCCGAATCCGGCGAGCCCGGTACCGTGCTCAGTTACCTCCCCGACGAGCAGGTCGTCCCGGGACCCGCCACCGTCGCCCGGTTCGTCACCGAGGTCCTCGACGGCCACCGGACCGCCGAGCCGAGCCCCGGTCGCCGGCCCGCGATCACCCGCACGAACCTCGCCGAGCAGCTCGCCAGGTACACCTGA
- a CDS encoding DUF6653 family protein: protein MPGTITTLRGKVFARHANPLSAWSRWLTTPLVLVPVWTRKWSHAGLVAAWMVANAVVFPPPKHERAFATRAMLGEELWITERPKDAALLVNTGGSVLLLAALVAARRHRAGAAAGAAAGSMALTMYYWKQMVEYRERAQAAPAEDGFR from the coding sequence ATGCCCGGCACGATCACCACGCTGCGCGGGAAGGTCTTCGCCCGGCACGCCAACCCGTTGAGCGCGTGGAGCCGCTGGCTGACCACCCCGCTGGTGCTGGTGCCGGTGTGGACCCGTAAGTGGAGTCACGCCGGCCTGGTGGCGGCCTGGATGGTCGCCAACGCCGTGGTGTTCCCGCCGCCCAAGCACGAACGCGCCTTCGCCACCCGCGCGATGCTCGGCGAGGAGCTCTGGATCACCGAGCGGCCGAAGGACGCGGCCCTGCTGGTGAACACTGGCGGCTCCGTGCTGCTGCTGGCCGCGCTGGTCGCCGCCCGCAGGCACAGGGCAGGCGCGGCCGCGGGCGCCGCCGCCGGTTCGATGGCGTTGACGATGTACTACTGGAAGCAGATGGTCGAGTATCGCGAGCGAGCGCAGGCGGCACCCGCCGAGGACGGCTTCCGGTAG
- a CDS encoding GbsR/MarR family transcriptional regulator, with protein MTDESRAAAEEMALVLTRHGMQRMTARVLSVLLFAEQETITAGEIAEQLEASAGSVSGAIKMLSPTGLIERVPMPGSRREHYRFPADGWPRLMSSQNEIIRIMQDAAERGIEAVDPDSLVARRLADMRDFYEYLMKELPAVIERWHAQREEEA; from the coding sequence GTGACCGACGAGAGCAGAGCCGCGGCCGAGGAAATGGCCCTGGTGCTGACCAGGCACGGAATGCAGCGGATGACCGCCAGGGTGCTCAGCGTCCTGCTCTTCGCCGAGCAGGAGACGATCACCGCGGGGGAGATCGCCGAGCAGCTGGAGGCCAGCGCCGGCTCGGTCTCCGGTGCGATCAAGATGCTCAGCCCCACCGGGCTGATCGAGCGGGTGCCGATGCCGGGCAGCCGCAGGGAGCACTACCGCTTCCCCGCGGACGGCTGGCCCCGGCTGATGTCCAGCCAGAACGAGATCATCCGGATCATGCAGGACGCCGCGGAACGCGGGATCGAGGCCGTCGACCCGGACAGCCTGGTCGCCAGGCGGCTGGCCGATATGCGTGACTTCTACGAGTACCTGATGAAGGAACTGCCCGCGGTCATCGAGCGCTGGCACGCGCAGCGAGAGGAGGAGGCCTGA
- a CDS encoding ABC transporter ATP-binding protein, translated as MAAVIQLEKLTKTYGSRRGLVELSLDIEGGEVFGYLGPNGAGKSTTIRLLLDLIRPTSGRATVLGLDPRTDGVALRRQVGYLPGDFVVDGNQRVEECLTFLANLRGGVPRRRITELMTRLGLEPGARIKSLSKGNRQKVGLVQAFMHQPNLLILDEPTSGLDPLVQQEFLRLVTEARAEGQTVFMSSHIMGEVEAVADRVGIIREGRLVTVDTVARLRERSVRKVRLTLREPAPESAFRDLPGVEDLTVRGNEVRCTVAGSPDPLVKAAARHTVTDLLCEEPDLEELFFDYYSAAGQEGRNRVTA; from the coding sequence ATGGCTGCAGTAATCCAGCTCGAGAAGCTGACCAAGACCTACGGCAGCAGGCGCGGTCTGGTCGAGTTGTCCCTGGACATCGAGGGTGGCGAGGTGTTCGGCTACCTCGGTCCGAACGGTGCGGGGAAGTCGACCACGATCCGGCTGCTGCTCGATCTCATCCGCCCCACCAGCGGGCGGGCCACGGTGCTGGGGCTCGACCCCCGTACCGACGGCGTCGCCCTGCGCAGGCAGGTGGGTTACCTGCCGGGTGACTTCGTGGTGGACGGCAACCAGCGGGTCGAGGAGTGCCTGACCTTCCTGGCGAACCTGCGCGGCGGGGTGCCGAGGCGGCGGATCACCGAGCTGATGACCCGCCTCGGGCTCGAACCCGGCGCGCGGATCAAGTCCCTTTCCAAGGGCAACCGGCAGAAGGTCGGCCTGGTGCAGGCGTTCATGCACCAGCCGAACCTGCTGATCCTGGACGAGCCGACCTCCGGCCTCGACCCGCTGGTGCAGCAGGAGTTCCTGCGGCTGGTCACCGAGGCCAGGGCGGAAGGCCAGACGGTGTTCATGTCCTCGCACATCATGGGCGAGGTGGAGGCCGTGGCCGACCGGGTCGGCATCATCCGGGAGGGTCGGCTGGTCACCGTGGACACCGTGGCGCGGCTGCGCGAGCGGTCGGTGCGCAAGGTGCGGCTGACCCTGCGCGAACCGGCGCCGGAATCGGCCTTCCGGGACCTGCCAGGGGTCGAGGACCTCACCGTGCGCGGCAACGAGGTGCGCTGCACTGTCGCAGGCAGCCCGGACCCCTTGGTCAAGGCGGCAGCCCGGCACACCGTCACCGATCTGCTGTGCGAGGAGCCCGACCTTGAGGAGCTCTTCTTCGACTACTACTCGGCCGCGGGCCAGGAAGGGCGGAACCGTGTTACTGCGTAA
- a CDS encoding ABC transporter permease subunit, whose translation MLLRNVYTKTLWDQRRALLGWTVGITAVAAMYASFYPQLAGGSMAGFVADFPQGLKDAFQLNDLTSAAGYLGSSIFGLLVPLLTLGYGVATGSRAIAGDEESGKLEVLLTHPVGRAPFFLQRFAALVCGALAIAVVLFLGMLAIRGAAQLDTVSVEGFAAQCLNLALFGSVFGALAGALGGAFGNRSLALGVTAGVGVLAYAANTFAGQLGADWLRNLSPFYYYSGGEPLRNGMQWADAGILVLIAAALVAAGTLAFTKRDLNT comes from the coding sequence GTGTTACTGCGTAACGTCTACACCAAGACGCTGTGGGACCAGCGGCGCGCGCTGCTCGGCTGGACGGTCGGGATCACCGCGGTGGCCGCGATGTATGCCAGCTTCTACCCGCAGCTGGCCGGTGGCTCGATGGCGGGTTTCGTGGCGGACTTCCCGCAGGGGCTCAAGGACGCCTTCCAGCTGAACGACCTCACCTCGGCGGCGGGCTACCTCGGCTCCAGCATCTTCGGGCTGCTGGTGCCGTTGCTGACCCTCGGCTACGGCGTGGCCACCGGCTCGCGGGCGATCGCGGGGGACGAGGAGTCCGGCAAGCTCGAGGTGCTGCTCACCCATCCGGTCGGCAGGGCCCCGTTCTTCCTGCAGCGGTTCGCGGCGCTGGTCTGCGGTGCGCTGGCGATCGCGGTGGTGCTGTTCCTCGGCATGCTCGCCATCCGGGGCGCCGCCCAGCTGGACACCGTGAGCGTCGAGGGGTTCGCCGCGCAGTGCCTCAACCTGGCCCTGTTCGGCAGCGTCTTCGGTGCGCTGGCCGGCGCGCTCGGCGGGGCCTTCGGGAACCGCTCGCTGGCGCTCGGGGTCACCGCCGGGGTGGGGGTGCTGGCCTACGCGGCGAACACCTTCGCCGGGCAGCTCGGGGCGGACTGGCTGCGCAACCTCTCGCCGTTCTACTACTACAGCGGCGGCGAACCGTTGCGCAACGGCATGCAGTGGGCGGACGCCGGAATCCTGGTGCTGATCGCCGCCGCACTGGTGGCCGCGGGCACCCTGGCGTTCACCAAACGCGACCTGAACACGTGA
- a CDS encoding class I SAM-dependent methyltransferase, with translation MDDTEGWEARADLLATRSLAEGDATGWFDRLYREARAGSVAMPWNRREPSILLAQWARQHEIVGTGRRALVVGCGLGSDAEFLASLGFDTTAFDVSATAVQLARERNPGSAVRYRVADLLDPPPEWAGAFDLVLEIHTVQALPDPPRAAAIGGVRGMVAPGGTLLVVAAGRDEPSRDGPPWPLTPADIEAFGADGLAPVRIERLEDSPGTEVYRWRAEFRLDG, from the coding sequence ATGGACGACACCGAGGGCTGGGAGGCGCGAGCGGACCTGCTGGCCACGCGGTCGCTCGCCGAGGGGGACGCCACCGGCTGGTTCGACCGCCTCTACCGCGAGGCACGGGCCGGTTCGGTGGCGATGCCGTGGAACCGGAGGGAACCGAGCATCCTGCTCGCGCAGTGGGCACGGCAGCACGAGATCGTCGGCACGGGCAGGCGGGCACTGGTGGTGGGCTGCGGGCTGGGCTCGGACGCCGAGTTCCTCGCGAGCCTCGGCTTCGACACCACCGCGTTCGACGTCTCCGCCACCGCCGTGCAGCTGGCCCGCGAGCGCAATCCCGGCTCCGCCGTGCGCTACCGCGTCGCGGACCTGCTGGACCCGCCGCCCGAGTGGGCAGGCGCCTTCGACCTGGTGCTCGAGATCCACACCGTGCAGGCCCTGCCCGATCCGCCGCGTGCTGCCGCTATCGGCGGGGTCCGCGGGATGGTCGCGCCCGGTGGCACGCTGCTGGTCGTCGCGGCCGGCCGGGACGAACCGAGCCGGGACGGGCCGCCGTGGCCGCTCACCCCGGCCGACATCGAGGCCTTCGGCGCCGACGGCCTCGCGCCGGTGCGGATCGAACGACTCGAGGACTCGCCAGGCACCGAGGTGTACCGCTGGCGCGCCGAGTTCCGGCTGGACGGGTAG
- a CDS encoding winged helix DNA-binding domain-containing protein, with the protein MLAIDREQVLAYRILAHGLHRTGADPAALAVFDLGVQDISQRDSAAVALTARTREPVPAASLVDDPRFTLTWSVRGAPHYHRAAEFPALIPALLPLHEADARARMNWRDQEVAEAGMPAAEALLTAARALREVVGKPMTKGAASAAVTAMVPAGLSRWCRGCQATHVFEQVLRLAAPLAGVRLVAGAAPATLAPVAGRPPVPTEPDPAGATRLATAYLRLHGPATAAEVAGFLGTTKRTVTESLWPSDLVEVRVDGRPAYLPAGQVPELENPPEPDLVRLLPPWDPLLQSRDRLTLVPDKPRHKEIWKIIGNPGALLTCGEIAGTWRTKSAGRRLDVTVNPLWTLTREVRDEVEAEAERVATARGFTGTRVSWEE; encoded by the coding sequence ATGCTGGCGATCGACCGCGAGCAGGTGCTCGCCTACCGGATCCTGGCGCATGGGCTGCACCGCACCGGGGCCGACCCGGCGGCGCTGGCCGTGTTCGATCTCGGCGTGCAGGACATCAGCCAGCGGGACTCGGCCGCCGTGGCGCTGACGGCAAGGACGAGGGAACCGGTTCCGGCGGCCTCGCTTGTGGACGATCCGCGGTTCACCCTTACGTGGTCGGTCCGGGGCGCACCGCACTACCACCGCGCGGCCGAGTTCCCCGCCCTGATTCCCGCGCTGCTGCCGCTGCACGAGGCGGACGCGCGGGCCAGGATGAACTGGCGTGACCAGGAGGTGGCCGAGGCTGGGATGCCGGCGGCCGAGGCACTGCTGACCGCGGCCCGCGCACTGCGCGAGGTGGTCGGCAAGCCGATGACCAAGGGCGCCGCCAGCGCCGCGGTGACCGCCATGGTGCCTGCGGGACTCTCCCGATGGTGCCGGGGCTGTCAGGCCACGCACGTCTTCGAGCAGGTGCTGCGGCTGGCCGCGCCGCTGGCCGGGGTACGGCTGGTGGCCGGGGCCGCGCCGGCCACCCTCGCGCCGGTGGCCGGGCGGCCGCCGGTGCCCACCGAGCCGGACCCGGCGGGCGCCACCCGGCTCGCCACGGCCTACCTGCGGCTGCACGGCCCGGCGACCGCGGCCGAGGTCGCCGGGTTCCTCGGCACCACGAAACGGACGGTGACCGAGAGCCTGTGGCCATCGGACCTGGTCGAGGTGCGGGTGGACGGCCGCCCCGCATACCTGCCGGCCGGGCAGGTCCCGGAACTGGAGAACCCGCCGGAGCCCGACCTGGTGCGGCTGCTGCCACCATGGGACCCGCTGCTACAGTCCCGCGACCGGCTGACGCTCGTACCGGACAAGCCGCGGCACAAGGAGATCTGGAAGATCATCGGGAACCCGGGCGCGCTGCTTACCTGCGGCGAGATCGCCGGGACCTGGCGGACGAAGTCGGCAGGCAGGCGGCTCGACGTCACGGTTAATCCACTATGGACACTGACCCGTGAGGTGCGGGACGAGGTCGAGGCGGAGGCGGAGCGGGTGGCCACGGCGCGCGGGTTCACCGGCACGCGGGTGAGCTGGGAGGAGTAG
- a CDS encoding DUF3224 domain-containing protein, which translates to MSENTFTMRSWDERVVSGEEDGPRFAHAHATFAYTGVIEGSSVCDYLMYYAGEGYAGGGQTAPGFERIEGSVDGRKGSFVIRHEVSYGPGGVEGTWTVVPGSGTGELAGIGGSGTIAGASETMEYTFDYSLRRE; encoded by the coding sequence ATGAGCGAAAACACCTTCACCATGCGCAGCTGGGACGAACGGGTCGTGAGCGGCGAGGAGGACGGGCCGCGGTTCGCGCATGCGCATGCCACCTTCGCGTATACCGGTGTCATCGAGGGCAGCTCGGTATGCGACTACCTGATGTACTACGCGGGCGAGGGCTACGCGGGCGGCGGGCAGACGGCGCCCGGCTTCGAACGAATCGAGGGCAGTGTGGACGGTCGCAAGGGGAGCTTCGTGATCCGGCACGAGGTGAGCTACGGCCCTGGCGGGGTCGAGGGGACCTGGACCGTGGTGCCCGGCTCCGGAACCGGGGAGCTGGCTGGCATCGGCGGCAGCGGCACCATCGCGGGGGCGAGCGAGACCATGGAGTACACCTTCGACTACTCGCTGCGCCGGGAGTAA
- a CDS encoding helix-turn-helix transcriptional regulator has product MRASRLLSVLLLLQNRGRMTADELAAELEVSVRTVYRDLDALSGAGVPVYADRGRTGGYQLAAGYRTRLTGLTEQEAQSLSLAGLPVAAAELGLGTVLTTAQLKLHAALPGELHPRAGKIAERFHLDVPGWHRDIESLPHLPALAEAVWQSSRIMVRYRKWGSREVSRTLDPLGLILKGGSWYLAARCAGTDRTYRVSRMLELTDLGERFDRPADFDLARYWREWSEQFERRLYSRIAVVRMSPLAQDLVPFYCGTVGVRALHAATGPPDEHGWLRVDLPVEPTRAAVGELLRFGQELEVLEPEDLREQVAEAARKVVGRYG; this is encoded by the coding sequence ATGCGGGCTAGCAGGTTGCTCTCGGTGCTGCTGTTGTTACAGAACCGGGGGCGGATGACGGCGGATGAGCTGGCCGCCGAGCTGGAGGTGTCGGTGCGCACGGTGTACCGGGACCTCGATGCCCTTTCCGGTGCGGGGGTGCCGGTCTACGCCGACCGCGGCCGCACCGGCGGCTACCAGCTCGCCGCGGGCTACCGGACCCGGCTGACCGGCCTGACCGAGCAGGAGGCGCAGTCGCTGTCCCTCGCCGGGCTGCCGGTGGCGGCCGCCGAACTGGGCCTTGGCACGGTGCTGACCACCGCACAGCTCAAGCTGCACGCCGCGCTGCCCGGTGAGCTGCACCCGCGGGCCGGCAAGATCGCCGAGCGGTTTCACCTGGACGTGCCCGGCTGGCACCGGGACATCGAGAGCCTGCCGCACCTGCCCGCGCTGGCCGAGGCGGTGTGGCAGTCCAGCCGGATCATGGTGCGCTACCGCAAATGGGGAAGTCGCGAGGTCAGCAGGACCCTGGATCCGCTCGGCCTCATCCTCAAGGGCGGCAGCTGGTACCTGGCCGCGCGGTGCGCCGGCACCGACCGCACCTACCGGGTCTCCCGGATGCTGGAGCTCACCGACCTCGGCGAGCGGTTCGACCGGCCCGCGGATTTCGACCTCGCGCGGTACTGGCGGGAGTGGTCCGAGCAGTTCGAGCGGCGGCTGTACTCCCGGATCGCGGTGGTGCGCATGTCGCCGCTGGCCCAGGACCTCGTACCGTTCTACTGCGGGACCGTCGGGGTGCGGGCGCTGCACGCGGCAACCGGGCCACCGGACGAGCACGGGTGGCTGCGGGTGGACCTTCCGGTGGAGCCGACCCGCGCCGCGGTCGGGGAGCTACTGCGCTTCGGCCAGGAGCTGGAGGTGCTGGAGCCGGAGGACCTGCGGGAACAGGTCGCCGAGGCGGCGAGAAAGGTGGTGGGGCGCTATGGCTGA
- a CDS encoding uroporphyrinogen-III synthase has translation MAELDGVTIGVTAERRAEEFIGALRRYGATVWHAPTIRIVPLPGDERLRAATEDVLTGSVDLAAVTTGAGFRGWLDAADGWGLGQRLREVLTGARIFVRGPKAMGAVRGSGLTEEWSAPGETNAELFEELLRQRVAGGRVAVQLHGTPLPEHTGALTAAGAEVVEVQPYRWQWPADLAPARELIDGVLAGRVHALAFTSAPATANLLTLAGESGRYPEFVSALRERVLCACVGPVTAAPLTELDVPTLQPRRQRLGALVKLLAAELAS, from the coding sequence ATGGCTGAGCTGGACGGGGTCACGATCGGCGTCACCGCCGAGCGCAGGGCCGAGGAGTTCATCGGCGCGCTGCGCAGGTACGGGGCCACCGTGTGGCACGCGCCGACCATCCGGATCGTGCCGCTGCCGGGCGACGAGCGGCTGCGCGCGGCGACCGAGGACGTGCTGACCGGGTCGGTGGACCTGGCCGCGGTCACCACCGGTGCCGGGTTCCGCGGCTGGCTGGACGCCGCCGACGGCTGGGGACTGGGGCAGCGCCTGCGCGAGGTCCTCACCGGGGCGCGGATCTTCGTGCGCGGGCCCAAGGCGATGGGGGCGGTGCGTGGCAGCGGGCTCACCGAGGAGTGGTCCGCGCCGGGGGAGACCAACGCCGAGCTGTTCGAGGAGCTGCTGCGGCAACGGGTCGCAGGCGGGCGGGTGGCGGTGCAGCTGCACGGGACCCCGCTGCCCGAGCACACCGGCGCGCTCACCGCGGCGGGCGCCGAGGTGGTGGAGGTGCAGCCGTACCGCTGGCAGTGGCCTGCCGACCTCGCCCCGGCGCGGGAGCTGATCGACGGCGTGCTGGCCGGGCGAGTGCACGCGCTCGCCTTCACCAGCGCCCCGGCCACCGCGAACCTGCTGACCCTGGCGGGGGAGAGTGGCAGGTACCCGGAGTTTGTCTCCGCGCTGCGGGAGAGAGTGCTGTGCGCCTGCGTGGGACCAGTCACCGCCGCGCCGTTGACCGAGCTCGACGTCCCGACGCTGCAGCCGCGGCGGCAGCGGCTCGGTGCCCTGGTCAAGCTGCTGGCAGCCGAGCTGGCGTCCTAG
- a CDS encoding MGMT family protein codes for MDEELHERVREMVATVPPGKVATYGDIAAMSGAPSPRLVGRILAEDGSDLPWHRILRADGTPAPHLAREQLERLRAEGVLAEGDRVDLRTHRWQPDARPDAEQHQPGLFP; via the coding sequence ATGGACGAGGAACTGCATGAGCGGGTCCGGGAGATGGTCGCCACGGTGCCGCCGGGCAAGGTCGCGACCTACGGCGATATCGCGGCGATGTCCGGTGCGCCCTCCCCGCGCCTGGTCGGCCGCATCCTGGCCGAGGACGGCAGCGACCTGCCCTGGCACCGGATCCTGCGGGCGGATGGCACCCCCGCCCCGCATCTGGCGCGGGAGCAGCTGGAGCGGCTGCGGGCCGAGGGGGTACTGGCCGAGGGGGATCGGGTGGATCTGCGCACCCATCGCTGGCAACCGGACGCGCGGCCCGATGCGGAGCAGCACCAGCCTGGCCTGTTCCCCTAG
- a CDS encoding siderophore-interacting protein, with protein MTSTARNTGSALAYRAVRVTGVRTLTPHMVRISFTGCEPDGLRALPPAAPDQYVKVFFPLPSQQRPQLPPPVVEDAMSWYRTYLAMPDEVRPPMRTYTIRAYRQAEREIDIDFALHPDGGPASTWAASARPGDEVAILGPHGLYQVPEATEWQLLVGDEPALPAIGAILEALPEGARALAYVEVEGPAEEQQLSSPGSVEVSWIHRREAAHGRRLLAAVRAAEFPAGVPYAWIAGEAGLVKLARRHLVRERGFDKRAITFTGYWRLGRTEEDTGRENMRKLDAGEPLDDPTD; from the coding sequence ATGACCTCGACCGCGCGGAACACCGGATCGGCACTTGCCTATCGCGCCGTCCGGGTGACCGGGGTGCGCACGCTGACACCGCATATGGTCCGGATCAGCTTCACCGGCTGCGAACCGGATGGGCTGCGCGCGCTGCCGCCCGCCGCCCCGGACCAGTACGTCAAGGTGTTCTTCCCGCTGCCGAGCCAGCAGCGGCCGCAGCTGCCGCCGCCGGTGGTCGAGGACGCGATGTCCTGGTACCGCACCTACCTCGCGATGCCGGACGAGGTGCGCCCGCCGATGCGCACGTACACCATCCGCGCCTACCGGCAGGCCGAGCGGGAGATCGACATCGACTTCGCGCTGCACCCCGACGGTGGTCCCGCGTCGACCTGGGCGGCATCCGCGCGGCCGGGGGATGAGGTGGCGATTCTCGGTCCACACGGTCTGTACCAGGTGCCCGAGGCCACCGAATGGCAACTGCTGGTCGGCGACGAGCCGGCCCTGCCCGCGATCGGCGCGATCCTGGAGGCCCTGCCAGAGGGGGCGCGGGCGCTGGCCTACGTTGAGGTCGAGGGTCCGGCGGAGGAGCAGCAGCTGTCCAGCCCTGGCAGCGTGGAGGTCAGCTGGATCCACCGGCGGGAGGCGGCGCACGGCCGGCGACTGCTGGCCGCCGTGCGCGCGGCCGAGTTCCCCGCGGGTGTCCCGTACGCCTGGATCGCCGGCGAGGCGGGCCTGGTCAAACTGGCCCGCAGGCATCTGGTGCGCGAGCGGGGGTTCGACAAGCGGGCGATCACCTTCACCGGTTACTGGCGGCTCGGCCGGACCGAAGAGGACACCGGCAGGGAGAACATGCGCAAACTGGACGCGGGTGAACCCCTCGACGACCCCACCGACTGA